From Bacteroidota bacterium, the proteins below share one genomic window:
- a CDS encoding cytochrome c, with protein sequence MTGTSLLRYPFALLLVFYACSRPAEPAARVRTTDPIPLSAVLTELPEHPDKMLVMANCLPCHSLAYIANQPPMKREAWKKTVRKMIDVFGAPVPDTAVAERITDYLASIRGSE encoded by the coding sequence ATGACAGGCACTTCGCTTCTTCGCTATCCCTTCGCCTTGTTGCTGGTTTTTTATGCCTGCTCACGACCGGCAGAACCGGCGGCCCGTGTTCGCACCACCGATCCGATTCCGCTTTCAGCAGTACTGACCGAATTACCCGAGCATCCCGACAAAATGCTGGTGATGGCGAATTGCCTGCCCTGCCATTCGCTCGCCTACATCGCCAACCAACCACCGATGAAACGCGAAGCCTGGAAGAAGACCGTACGCAAGATGATCGACGTGTTCGGCGCACCAGTCCCCGATACGGCCGTCGCGGAACGCATTACGGATTACCTTGCTTCGATTCGGGGGAGTGAATAG